A single window of Treponema denticola ATCC 35405 DNA harbors:
- a CDS encoding DUF58 domain-containing protein codes for MKVFKFTVSGTIYIIFSILLLTGAAIRGELFAIVCGVCLCLYVVLSLIFISLSVLLWKKTDLLVELKNENISILPSRVRKGKKLFSIILPGVIVFYGFEFLSDLKNKKSRSLKFNIKLKRFAAHFPLPKEERGRFFLEKEYIEISDLAGFFSFRLLKKEKSIPQLFIYPMLTEIKSFAIPEILNETSAHTINLRRTDELYDSRPYFPGDDIRKLNWKLYAHTQELSIKQGDFVPPPRSFFTIYVESPIVNNDIEFYKKKFDEFINLSTSIAFYLHQKGISFNIRFYDNEKNSYETGSVYSDDRDVEESIKRFFSIPQIRVQKKSSEAEPKLKRNFFIDGENKKTCLLYFFMPVQSSKKILDKLFGIFSDHKKECVFYTGPESIIIEPKNILHSFLFYTSSQKKYNRLSKEMNEKIEILKHELKTGGFYAYSI; via the coding sequence ATGAAGGTTTTTAAGTTTACGGTTTCCGGAACTATTTATATTATATTTTCAATTCTCTTGTTGACGGGAGCCGCTATTCGAGGCGAATTGTTTGCAATTGTTTGCGGCGTTTGCTTATGCCTTTATGTTGTGCTTTCCTTAATTTTTATTAGTCTTTCCGTCTTGTTATGGAAGAAAACGGATTTATTGGTAGAATTAAAAAATGAAAATATTTCCATTCTACCCTCAAGAGTCCGAAAAGGGAAAAAACTTTTTTCGATTATTTTACCGGGGGTTATTGTATTTTACGGTTTTGAGTTTTTATCGGATTTAAAAAATAAAAAAAGCAGAAGTTTAAAATTTAATATTAAACTTAAAAGGTTTGCGGCCCATTTTCCTCTGCCAAAAGAAGAAAGAGGTAGATTTTTTTTGGAAAAAGAGTATATCGAAATTTCCGATCTTGCAGGATTTTTTTCATTTCGATTGTTAAAAAAAGAAAAATCCATACCTCAACTTTTTATTTATCCGATGTTGACAGAAATAAAAAGCTTTGCGATTCCCGAAATTTTAAATGAAACATCAGCTCATACTATAAACTTGAGACGGACTGATGAACTTTATGATTCCCGCCCTTATTTTCCTGGTGATGATATAAGAAAACTTAATTGGAAGCTGTATGCTCACACTCAGGAACTTAGTATAAAACAGGGAGATTTTGTTCCTCCGCCAAGAAGTTTTTTTACAATATATGTTGAAAGTCCGATTGTAAATAACGATATTGAATTTTATAAAAAGAAATTCGATGAGTTTATTAATTTGAGTACGTCGATAGCTTTTTATTTACATCAAAAAGGAATAAGTTTTAATATTCGTTTTTATGATAACGAAAAAAACTCTTATGAAACGGGGAGCGTTTACTCGGATGATAGAGATGTGGAAGAATCGATAAAAAGATTTTTTTCCATTCCGCAAATTAGGGTTCAAAAAAAATCAAGCGAGGCTGAACCTAAATTAAAGAGGAATTTTTTTATTGATGGGGAAAACAAAAAAACTTGTTTGCTCTATTTTTTTATGCCCGTACAATCAAGCAAGAAAATTTTAGATAAACTTTTTGGAATCTTTTCAGATCATAAAAAAGAATGTGTTTTTTATACCGGACCGGAAAGTATAATTATTGAACCTAAAAATATTTTACATTCTTTTTTGTTTTATACTTCGTCTCAAAAAAAATATAACCGCTTGTCAAAAGAAATGAACGAAAAAATTGAGATTCTAAAACACGAATTGAAGACCGGAGGATTTTATGCTTACTCGATATAA
- a CDS encoding transglutaminase domain-containing protein has translation MLTRYKFNFLLRILSLLMLSIIPSLYLFEILPHFILPVWAVIIIFLCYQFQKKQIKLSASIILICLSLIIFLFLLLFLFKIISAEPFDILYLRLGVIFPFLILQTVFISTSTINFYKNEKYRRYEPIVFFSIFALLFWTQGNFSMSVFEHPIYAVLFSLSFSAVEIIRLFLSFNFEKKVFTFFLFFLLFFTFIMTFVLKTYNESSSVNHGGLLQPTLFRFDFSDYLKLQSEIKMSDDLILVAHFDNDFSHNMLRRMYLSGWDSAKGFYEKKAPSEKAQIISLPKGRKDILHRAFSMREKVAQEYFFVNLSPSSFIAMDYPTQVIPYEIWDSSKFNGGYKVFSDAIFDFASDLYGEAFPSGDEDEGMSKVDLDFYTKIDDESFKLVHQTAEDITGDIPDYLDKILALQFYFTDGDFRYSLKPGKAPDGNQLKYFLTETKKGYCTYFAFSYALMLRSIGIPARVAVGFFVQPESEIMNYYPVRANMAHAWVEVFFPYIGWVSFDPTTSQLAEGENINFGMNAGGEEFNSLLSEILEKRSEIKITEITEREDDVLNIGTYIKQFFKDNISFFRFIIIILLIIIFVIYKARPHLILKFSKNNRRIVLTAGKLFKKRKRSTEEKIEMNTLIQKAKFAPECTIDDAEAAKNLLKNKTKKIIVLLAFCLISCFVFAESAETIVVEAEKAVEAENWELALSLLQDGIKKYPQNDSLFLKLGEIYHNKELYKPAYKILKNGLEINPENSSILFYISGCASSLNKYEEALMYIKNYLRLIPYDRFAASNYGWLCFKCHRPEEGIRFLLDNIKRYGEDLSVYNSLGTLYNEMFDYERSKEFYTKAIKGAEQVNRTYSGSVYYYNRSILESQFYRFDNAIEDARAALNMKERSSSYMILGELEERRNNFSQALSAYLSASADDDTPLSALNIISLYLKTGHIEKAEQYILNQLQNTSEAWISNYGLSVNEFKTNLYKIKKSLYIRKYNFEKTELKSGFLGWIKNFSNKINYKLKYTYYDAVFRLYSLKVAKEYKKNSTGDLSGNTNNLYTNTYYYNAFKGKGKKALKYLKKAESIETMFIPQSAGAYLADRAILEADLKLLNEGISKMDLEWEKHSLADLYAQGSKIAKNHSSQLYYLYLESLFDLNPAVFLEYDIKLPVKITIEIDKIENIKISAKKMKKLILSSRFIEDDNSKFSLRLTYSNKGLTFKLADKNGYTLYSKNFPIEKLDKNGFKNSVNIFVKDIFTFKL, from the coding sequence ATGCTTACTCGATATAAGTTTAATTTTCTTTTACGTATACTCTCATTGCTAATGCTAAGTATTATTCCTTCATTATACTTGTTTGAAATTTTACCCCATTTTATTCTTCCTGTCTGGGCTGTGATTATAATTTTTTTGTGTTATCAGTTCCAAAAAAAACAGATAAAACTATCGGCATCTATTATTTTGATATGTTTAAGTTTGATTATTTTTTTGTTTTTGCTTTTATTTTTATTTAAAATTATTTCAGCCGAACCTTTCGATATACTATATTTAAGGCTGGGTGTTATTTTCCCTTTTTTGATATTACAAACTGTTTTTATTTCTACTTCTACTATTAATTTTTATAAAAATGAAAAGTACCGCCGTTATGAACCTATAGTTTTTTTTAGTATTTTTGCTCTTCTTTTTTGGACTCAAGGAAATTTTTCGATGTCCGTTTTTGAACACCCGATATATGCGGTTTTATTTTCGCTTAGCTTTTCTGCAGTCGAAATAATCCGTCTTTTTTTATCTTTTAATTTTGAAAAAAAGGTTTTTACATTTTTTTTGTTTTTTTTATTGTTTTTTACTTTTATAATGACCTTTGTATTAAAAACCTACAATGAATCCTCATCGGTTAATCATGGAGGTTTATTGCAGCCTACTCTTTTTAGATTTGATTTTTCCGATTATTTAAAATTGCAAAGTGAAATTAAAATGAGCGATGACCTTATTTTGGTTGCTCATTTTGATAATGATTTTTCTCACAATATGTTGAGGAGGATGTATCTTTCAGGCTGGGATTCTGCAAAAGGGTTTTATGAAAAAAAAGCTCCATCCGAAAAAGCTCAAATTATTTCTCTACCTAAGGGTCGAAAAGATATTTTGCATAGAGCCTTTTCTATGCGTGAAAAAGTTGCACAAGAATATTTTTTTGTAAATTTATCTCCGTCTTCCTTTATAGCTATGGATTATCCGACACAGGTAATTCCTTATGAGATTTGGGATAGTTCAAAATTTAACGGAGGATATAAGGTTTTCAGCGATGCAATATTTGATTTTGCATCGGATCTTTACGGCGAGGCATTTCCATCAGGAGATGAAGATGAGGGAATGTCGAAAGTAGATTTGGATTTTTATACTAAAATTGATGATGAAAGTTTTAAACTTGTGCATCAAACAGCTGAAGATATAACCGGCGATATTCCCGATTATCTGGATAAAATTTTAGCTCTTCAATTTTATTTTACGGATGGGGATTTTCGGTATTCTCTAAAACCCGGAAAAGCTCCTGATGGTAATCAATTAAAATATTTTTTGACTGAAACAAAAAAAGGATACTGTACTTATTTTGCTTTTTCTTATGCTCTTATGCTTAGAAGCATAGGGATACCTGCCAGAGTGGCGGTAGGATTTTTTGTTCAGCCCGAATCTGAAATTATGAATTATTATCCGGTACGGGCAAACATGGCTCACGCATGGGTTGAAGTTTTTTTTCCGTACATAGGCTGGGTTAGTTTCGATCCTACGACTTCTCAGCTTGCGGAAGGAGAAAATATTAATTTTGGTATGAATGCAGGAGGAGAGGAATTTAATTCTCTTTTAAGTGAGATTCTTGAAAAACGCAGTGAAATAAAAATTACGGAAATTACCGAAAGGGAAGATGATGTTTTAAACATAGGTACTTATATAAAACAATTTTTTAAAGATAACATATCTTTTTTTAGATTTATTATAATTATTCTTTTGATTATAATATTTGTAATTTACAAGGCTCGGCCTCATCTTATATTAAAATTTTCTAAGAATAACAGAAGAATTGTGCTTACCGCCGGTAAGTTATTTAAAAAAAGAAAACGGAGCACTGAAGAGAAAATAGAAATGAATACTCTAATTCAAAAAGCAAAATTTGCACCGGAATGTACAATAGATGATGCAGAGGCTGCCAAAAATCTTTTAAAAAACAAAACAAAAAAGATTATTGTCTTGCTGGCTTTTTGCCTTATATCGTGTTTTGTATTTGCAGAAAGTGCGGAAACTATTGTTGTTGAGGCCGAAAAGGCAGTGGAAGCTGAAAATTGGGAGTTGGCCTTGTCTCTTTTACAGGATGGAATAAAAAAATATCCTCAAAATGACAGTTTATTTTTAAAATTGGGAGAAATTTATCATAATAAGGAATTATATAAACCTGCATATAAAATATTAAAGAATGGTTTGGAAATTAATCCTGAAAACAGCAGTATCTTATTTTATATTTCCGGTTGTGCATCCTCCTTAAATAAATATGAAGAAGCCTTGATGTATATTAAAAATTATTTACGTCTTATCCCTTATGACCGCTTTGCGGCTTCAAATTACGGCTGGCTATGTTTTAAATGTCATAGGCCTGAGGAAGGGATACGCTTTTTATTGGATAATATAAAGCGTTATGGCGAGGACTTATCGGTTTATAATTCTTTGGGCACATTGTACAATGAAATGTTTGATTATGAGAGATCGAAAGAGTTTTATACAAAGGCAATAAAGGGCGCTGAACAAGTTAATAGAACATATTCGGGTTCCGTTTATTATTATAATAGGTCTATTTTAGAGAGCCAATTTTATCGATTTGATAATGCAATAGAGGATGCAAGGGCTGCTTTAAATATGAAAGAACGTAGTTCGAGTTATATGATACTGGGCGAACTTGAAGAAAGAAGAAATAATTTTTCACAGGCCCTGTCTGCATATCTTTCAGCATCCGCTGATGATGATACTCCTCTTTCAGCCTTAAACATTATAAGTTTATATTTAAAAACGGGTCATATTGAAAAGGCCGAACAGTATATTTTAAACCAACTTCAAAACACCAGTGAAGCATGGATTTCAAATTACGGTTTGAGTGTAAACGAATTTAAAACCAATCTGTATAAAATTAAAAAATCATTATACATACGAAAATATAATTTTGAAAAAACCGAACTAAAATCAGGCTTTTTAGGTTGGATAAAAAATTTCAGCAATAAAATAAATTATAAATTAAAATATACATATTATGATGCTGTTTTTAGATTATACTCTTTAAAAGTTGCAAAGGAATATAAGAAAAACAGTACAGGAGATTTAAGCGGCAATACAAATAATCTTTATACAAACACTTACTATTATAATGCCTTTAAAGGAAAAGGGAAAAAGGCTTTAAAATATCTTAAAAAAGCCGAATCTATAGAAACTATGTTTATTCCGCAAAGTGCCGGTGCCTATCTTGCCGACCGGGCAATTCTGGAGGCCGATTTAAAACTACTCAATGAAGGTATTTCAAAAATGGATTTGGAATGGGAAAAACATAGTCTTGCGGACTTGTATGCCCAAGGAAGTAAAATTGCAAAAAACCATTCTTCACAGCTCTATTATCTTTACTTGGAATCTCTTTTTGATTTAAATCCTGCCGTCTTTTTGGAATATGATATAAAGTTACCTGTAAAAATAACCATAGAAATAGACAAAATTGAAAATATAAAAATCAGTGCAAAGAAAATGAAAAAATTAATACTATCATCCCGTTTTATAGAAGACGATAATTCTAAATTTTCTCTTCGGCTGACATATTCCAATAAAGGTCTTACTTTTAAATTAGCCGATAAAAACGGATATACTCTTTACAGCAAGAATTTTCCGATTGAAAAGTTAGATAAAAACGGATTTAAAAATTCCGTTAATATTTTTGTAAAGGATATTTTTACTTTCAAGTTATAA
- a CDS encoding AAA family ATPase yields MNTKNIIDELIRNIGLVIKGKDEVIRLFVAAFLTGGNVLIDDVPGVGKTTMVKALAKLIKKDYGDPAEFKRIQCTPDLLPYDITGVDVFNAQTQSFEFIKGPVFCDIFLADELNRTPPKVQAALLEVMEEKQVTVGKQTYKLPETFFTAATQNPVETLGTYPLPPAQLDRFMVSISIGYPDDESALEILDGNPGVSALSKLYPIITTGNIITSREEQERVYCHKALQKAIIDICNKTREHSDIELGASPRASLQFLHLAKTMALSNGRNWVEDTDIEIIAPYVLAHKCIFKNRKANAKESIAEITKSVLIKMDKETDWSKGI; encoded by the coding sequence ATGAATACGAAAAATATAATAGATGAGCTTATAAGAAATATCGGTTTAGTAATAAAAGGAAAGGATGAGGTTATTCGCCTTTTTGTTGCGGCGTTTTTGACCGGAGGCAATGTTCTTATAGATGATGTTCCCGGAGTCGGAAAAACAACAATGGTAAAAGCTCTAGCTAAATTAATAAAAAAAGACTACGGCGATCCTGCCGAGTTTAAAAGGATTCAATGTACCCCGGACTTGCTTCCCTATGATATTACCGGCGTTGATGTTTTTAATGCACAAACTCAAAGTTTTGAATTTATAAAGGGGCCCGTTTTTTGCGACATTTTTTTGGCTGATGAATTAAATAGAACTCCCCCCAAAGTTCAGGCCGCACTTCTTGAGGTTATGGAAGAAAAACAGGTTACTGTCGGAAAACAAACTTACAAATTGCCCGAGACTTTTTTTACGGCTGCTACTCAAAACCCTGTAGAAACATTAGGAACTTATCCATTGCCTCCGGCTCAGCTTGACAGGTTTATGGTCTCTATTTCTATAGGTTATCCGGATGATGAGTCTGCTCTTGAAATCCTTGACGGTAACCCAGGTGTGTCGGCACTTTCAAAACTTTATCCCATCATCACTACGGGCAATATAATTACATCCCGTGAAGAGCAAGAAAGAGTTTACTGTCACAAGGCCTTACAAAAAGCTATAATAGATATTTGCAATAAAACAAGAGAACATTCCGACATTGAATTGGGAGCTTCTCCTAGGGCTTCTTTGCAATTTTTACATCTCGCAAAAACTATGGCTCTTTCTAATGGGAGAAACTGGGTTGAAGATACGGATATTGAAATAATCGCTCCCTATGTTCTTGCCCATAAATGTATTTTTAAAAATAGAAAGGCTAATGCAAAAGAATCTATTGCAGAAATTACAAAATCCGTTTTAATAAAAATGGATAAAGAAACGGACTGGTCTAAAGGGATTTAA
- a CDS encoding TIGR03943 family putative permease subunit: protein MKKIFLSVFIEKIIRSLLLLIGSFIFIYAVVSQKALLYVHIRHIGIIIFSAIVFFIIGILTMRDAFYFPYHTHSKRKSPLYLIIFLLPILFALLIPYKALTSDSLAFNGDIFLFQKQKEEAGYNFNFRPSRLLELEDGFVVMDDETFGRWLPELYLNLDSWVNKKIKIEGSVWKNPEVLSENEFAIGRMLMVCCAADMQPAGLIAQWFKANELKEDDWVRVTGTISKIEYEGSFEPLIIVDNIEFIPRPALEYVYPF from the coding sequence TTTATCTATGCAGTAGTCTCACAAAAAGCCCTGCTATATGTTCATATCCGGCACATCGGTATAATTATTTTTTCGGCTATTGTATTTTTTATAATAGGGATTCTTACAATGAGGGATGCCTTTTATTTTCCATATCACACACATTCAAAAAGAAAAAGCCCCTTGTACTTAATAATTTTTTTACTGCCAATTTTGTTTGCGCTCCTTATTCCCTACAAAGCTTTAACTTCGGACTCTCTTGCATTTAACGGAGATATTTTTTTATTTCAAAAGCAAAAAGAAGAGGCCGGTTATAATTTCAATTTTAGACCGAGCAGACTTTTAGAATTGGAAGACGGCTTTGTGGTTATGGATGATGAAACCTTCGGACGCTGGCTGCCTGAACTTTATCTGAATTTGGACTCATGGGTAAATAAGAAGATAAAAATCGAAGGCAGTGTTTGGAAAAATCCTGAAGTTTTAAGTGAAAACGAATTCGCTATAGGAAGAATGTTGATGGTTTGCTGTGCAGCCGATATGCAGCCGGCAGGTCTTATAGCTCAATGGTTTAAGGCCAATGAGCTAAAAGAGGACGATTGGGTACGCGTTACAGGAACAATTTCAAAAATAGAATATGAAGGCAGTTTCGAACCTCTAATCATAGTCGATAATATAGAATTTATTCCGCGTCCTGCCTTAGAATATGTCTATCCTTTTTAA